The following are encoded in a window of Alosa sapidissima isolate fAloSap1 chromosome 10, fAloSap1.pri, whole genome shotgun sequence genomic DNA:
- the apoeb gene encoding apolipoprotein Eb, whose protein sequence is MRAIAVILALAVITGCHARVLPQEEIQAKWEETVDRFWQQVSELNTKADFMVENIKTSQLGRELDTLISDTMAELTVYREDLKNKLGPYATDATSQLTQDLQLLSSRLQGDMNEAKERSLNYLEELKTMMEQNASDVQSRVNIYTRKLKKRLDKDTEMIRNTVATYLEELQSRATQNADSVRERLEPYLTQVRDGASQRLGSLSEMLQSQTQQLSSQLESQAGTIKEELEKTAADLRTTLEGKIDELSTLVEPLTAKLREQVQAVMDKIKEVSPQ, encoded by the exons ATGAGGGCTATTGCAGTGATCCTTGCTCTTGCGGTCATTACTG GCTGCCATGCTCGTGTCTTGCCCCAGGAGGAAATCCAGGCCAAATGGGAAGAAACTGTGGACCGTTTCTGGCAGCAGGTGTCCGAGCTGAACACCAAGGCTGACTTCATGGTGGAGAACATCAAGACCTCCCAGCTGGGAAGAGAGCTTGA CACGCTGATCTCTGACACCATGGCTGAGCTGACCGTCTACAGGGAAGACCTGAAGAACAAGCTGGGCCCCTATGCCACGGACGCCACCAGCCAGCTGACCCAGGACCTGCAGCTGCTCTCCAGCCGTCTCCAGGGCGACATGAACGAGGCCAAGGAGCGCTCCCTCAACTACCTGGAGGAGCTCAAGACCATGATGGAGCAGAATGCCAGTGACGTCCAGAGCCGCGTCAACATCTATACCCGCAAGCTGAAGAAGCGCCTGGACAAGGACACCGAGATGATCCGCAA CACCGTCGCCACCTACCTGGAGGAACTCCAGTCCCGCGCCACCCAGAACGCCGACAGCGTGCGTGAGCGCCTGGAGCCCTACCTCACCCAGGTGCGTGACGGGGCCTCCCAGAGGCTCGGTTCCCTGTCCGAGATGCTGCAGTCCCAGACCCAGCAGCTGAGCTCCCAGCTCGAGTCCCAGGCCGGGACCATCaaggaggagctggagaagaCCGCCGCTGACCTCCGCACCACCCTGGAGGGCAAGATCGACGAGCTGTCCACTCTGGTGGAGCCCCTCACCGCCAAGCTCCGCGAGCAGGTCCAGGCCGTCATGGACAAGATCAAGGAGGTCTCCCCCCAATGA